atacaaaaccaAACACGTTCCACATTATTCAATAGCATATAACAACATCAAAGTAAATATATACTCTTCATTATAcacaaagtaaaaaacaaacatggaaTGTATCGTATAAAGGAGACTTTTCTTTCTATACTTTAGGCTTTAAGCAGACACACAGTTCGACCTTAGGTCGATGGCATGTCcataatatatatgcatatttttttgcaaataaaggcTGGATAAAGGGATGTTTAAAGCTTGGACCCCTAAAATTCTACAACAAAACTGTCCAAGACCTTTAGCTGGGTCTATGCAGTAAGAAATGCATGCTATCTGCTAAAAGTTTGACAATCTGGACTTCTCCTTCATGCATTCATAGAGGCTTgtcaaaaagaattaaaagtcaataaaatattagtCAATTTGACTTCATATTCAAAACCAAGCTAAatgccaaatacatgtacatacacttGAAAAATCCCACAAATGAAGATCAAATATTGTGTGTTTAACTGGAATTTTCAGGAGATAAAGGGGTATTTTTGCTTATAAAAAGGTCATTagccaaagagaaattatatacttattcttatttaaaatttgagtcaTTGGTTTAAGattgcaaaaaataacaaaatataaatgtacctACTTTTTGGATTTTAACATGTCTGCATAAATAACCAgttatacattgtacaatacTTCAAGATAAGGCTATGTTAGTATATTGTGTCCATTCAGATACcggtatacagaaaaaatactgaagctatttgaagaaatattcttttaagaaaaaaaaagtgataaatAAATTCACATGCATGAACAATcttcaacaataaaaacaacGCTTTGAATAAtttgctaaaatattttgtagccGACAATTAAAACACAGATATATAATTTAAGATAGTTTTAACAAACAAGCATATCCTTTAATCAACTTTAAGTCAACTTTTTGTGTAGTTTGTGATTCTCTGAGCAAAACCAACAACAATGGGGCAGGAATGTCTGGCAAAAAATCACAGACTTCTCTgtatgacaaataaaattatcgCAAAATGTGAACAATATAATTCTTAACTAACTAGCACCAATTAGATCTTGAAAGCTTGACCgcaactttgaaaaattaaatgattattgcAATAAAACTGTGTAACTTATACATTTGTTTGTATGATAAAGCGTAGAAACATGATAAATAACCCCAAATGAAAATAACTGATCATTGCAGAGACTTTATTTCGCCTCAAGATTTTTGCATAcctatgaaaaaattaatctgagcaaaacaaattctttaatgaaaaataaatcaaatcaattagtTGTTAATCTAAGATTTTGAATTAAAGTTAAAGTACTTTCTAGATTCCAAAAATCTAAAGCTATAAGTACATTATGTTTAAAGTACTGTCAAGGTAGCATATTTCCTTCTTTGAATGACTGACTTCTTCAAGATATATGAATAAtattaacatgattttttttctccgatGACAATGTATGTCCTCTTCTTTCCCTCCTGCAGTTATATATGGCATACAGAAAGAGATCACAGATCTAGCAAAGTGTTTACGACTAAGAAACCATTGTCACATCAACATAGAAAAATACTGTTTGCATAGAAAAATATTCCTCtttctattttttcaaatatactaTCAAGTTTATCACACATGTTTTTTAAGCAGTATGATGTTAAACTGTTATCCCAAATATTGGGGTTTGGcagttgtacattttttttttggtgggtgAATATTTCTCTTTCCAAAGGGAGAGAACCCTTCACACCACAACAGCAGTAGTTGTCTGCCCCTTAGTTGTTCCTGATTATCCCACTAGGTGACTTCCTCTTCCAGGTCCAGATCTGTCTGTCTATCCCTGTGCATGTCTTCATGGTCAGCTTCTGACCGTCCACGCTGGTCTCCATGCACTTCTGTGTGTTGGCATGGTAAATGGAGTTGTCCTGTTCATGAAAGTTACAATGTATGAAAAGGAATGTACAGGTATGCATGTACTATTCATCCCACTTTAATTGATGGAGCCAATATTGCTAACCAACTTTTATTGTGTACaagaaaaaagttataaaagttgATAAAATATCTTCCGTAAACCATTCCTTTCAATATGAGTCATTCTAAATCATTTAATCCCTagaaaattgttaataaaagtCGGCGTAAATAAAAGCTGAAtaacagtgattttttttataggtcaccctaaaccatttattttaagtaaatcGTGGATTAAAGTTGTCGCAAACATAAAGTCACTGCAAATTACTGTGGAAACAATAGATTTCATGATAGCTCAATTTTCGTttaattcgtgggtacctctcatccatgaattaacatcctccataaattaataaataaggatATAAAAAAGCCATATTTCCTTTGCaggtttaagagaatacacgaataAAGTCCCCACAAACCTttaaaatttcagcaatccaTGAAAAATGGCCCCAACGAactttaatgattccacagtaattaaattatgataatttttttctttacttgaccttgacctacctCTCTGTATTGCCACTCCTGGTTTCCTTTCTGGCCGTGGCACGGATAAACAATGACGCTCTCTCCTCCGGAATAATCCAGGCATCCATCGTCTCGACGGATTTCTCCGTTCTTACTCAACATCCAATACtacaattatacaataaaatcatcaattcCTGTCAGTTTTGAAAAGTCATAGAATCTTGCAGTCCAGACTTCAAATACTATACTGTTCTTAATATCTATCAATCTTCATTGAATTGGTGCATACCCTTCAACCATAACATTATAGGTTAATCccaaacaaatcatttttgatttcatgaaaaaaaaaaaattaagtactAGTCTGAAaggacaatttatttttacaaaaacaatttcaatacaTTGTAggtaattttataatcatattcataatttgaaataattttatgagaGAACATTTAAAGGCAttgtgcctgctgttcaatccaatgtattcatttatacttgaataaaatacttatcaaattaaatcaattgaTAAATCAATCAATATCTGTGAATTTGACCACACCCACCTGGTTGCCCCCCTGGTTGTGACAAGGCCACATGTTGACCGGTTTGTGGTAGTTGTGGTTATCCACCGCACTGTCGATACACATCGGCTTGGCCTTGCTGCGGATCTGTAACCAATGCATTACGTAACGTTATAATTTATGCAAACTTTGAAATTGCCAATTTtctaatatatttctaaaaatgtatgttaatttacttgtgtgtatgcatgcatataaaatttataaaaattgaatttatttgattagTATTAGTatggaacaaaaacaataaattatataaaaaaaatttttttaatatattagaCTTCAATGGCAGTGGGTACATGTGTTGAACAagataaatatacataatttgTTATGCAGTATTATCATAGTATTGCTCACATTTTAAATAACCTGATTATCATGTGACTCTTCATTTCTTGTAAAGAATGTGTCATAACtgctatattttatttataattttgtcatttttttttattatggtgatattttataattttatgacatcatttttataatagtaAAAGGAGgaattttttgagaaaattaactGTACTGTTGTGGCTGACCTATACAACATTGAAATTCAATATAGCTGAAACATAAATTAAAGCAAGTCTATTTCTTAGGgccataaatatcaaatatggCACAGGAGTAGCTCTTTGTTTACTTCATTCttgtctgtattaaaaaaaaaaacgtgaaaacaatgaaagatgagacaaaaaaaattatgatactATTTTTCGTACCTCTCCAGAAGCAATGGCTTCCCCTGGAACAAACAGGTCTGGGTAGACATTTTTGACGAACCAGTCAAAGCTATGGCACTGCAAACGTTCCCGAAGCTTCTTTCT
The window above is part of the Magallana gigas chromosome 10, xbMagGiga1.1, whole genome shotgun sequence genome. Proteins encoded here:
- the LOC105331857 gene encoding polypeptide N-acetylgalactosaminyltransferase 5, whose protein sequence is MAGGLFSISREYFTELGTYDLGMDIWGGENLELSFRFEGLDVCRYLRNHSMVSWWSHFQKEKSVQGDYGDVTDRKKLRERLQCHSFDWFVKNVYPDLFVPGEAIASGEIRSKAKPMCIDSAVDNHNYHKPVNMWPCHNQGGNQYWMLSKNGEIRRDDGCLDYSGGESVIVYPCHGQKGNQEWQYREDNSIYHANTQKCMETSVDGQKLTMKTCTGIDRQIWTWKRKSPSGIIRNN